A region of the Salvia splendens isolate huo1 chromosome 11, SspV2, whole genome shotgun sequence genome:
AGCCATGTCGAATATGGGGATGTTTGTGACTGAGATGAGCAGCGACTCGTTTCAGCTTCTTGGCATGGCTGAAAGAGGGATGCTCCCAGAGTTCTTTGCTAGGAGATCTCGTCATGGAACACCACTCGTTGGTATACTGTTCTCAGCTTCTGGGGTGCTTCTACTCTCGTGGTTGAGCTTCCAAGAGATAGTAGCTGCTGAGAATTTCTTGTACTGCTTTGGGATGTTGCTGGAGTTTGTGGCGTTCGTGCGTCTCAGGATTATAGCCCCGGATGCCCCTCGTCCTTACAAGATCCCAGGGGGGACACCCGGGGCCATCCTGATGTGCATTCCACCAACCTTGCTAATCTGTGTGGTCTTGGCTCTCTCTTCCCTCAAAGTGATGATTGTTAGCCTCGTAGCCATTATGCTCGGCCTTACGCTCTACCCTTGCTTGAAGCACTGCGAAAACAAGAGGTGGCTTCGATTTTCTGTAAGTTCGGATCTTCCAGATATTCATGGTGCTGCTCGCGAGGATGAGACTTTGATATAAGCTTCATTCCGGCTTTTTATCCAATAGACCACTTGAGTTGCCAGGGGTGTAAATAGAGCTCATGTCTTCCTTTGTAGCTTCTTCTCCGTTTGCTTCCTGCCTCATTCAGCTCAACTCAGCTCAGCTCTAAACAACGGTACCTGGATGAGACGTAGAAGGTGACTTTCTTTGCGTAGCTCACTCGGTTTTCTAGTGCAGATCCTTAACTTTAGAAGGGGAAGGTGTTGGATTAATGAAGGAAGGATATGTTCTAATCTTTGGTTATGGTTAGGATTCTTGGTGAATTACCCTTCACCAAGAGAATGATGTTTGTTCCAACGAATTATGGTTGCAAATAGCTGCAGATCTCACTGTTGTGTGTGTAACGGATTGTTGTATGAATGAGTTTCAGCCCCCTCCTCCTCTCTCCATTTTAATATTCATTCATTATCATcatattctttttttaattacaGCTGATGTGCCAACCAAAAGTATTTATattaagagcatgcgcagcggtggcgtccgtcgccaccgccgtccgcgccgctggcacggacgccatccgcagccgctgcgctcgcgccgctggcacggcgctgctcgatacatcgagcacgtccgtgccagcggacgcacacgtggcgcgctcccattcgtaacggcgtagccgttgcatttaaacattttttatttttttttaaaaaaaaaatcggttttttattaaaaaaaaccgataaaaaaaaattcacttccccaaaaaaatatatccgtttataaccgttttttacacctttttaatttttttcatttttttaccccaaaaatacacactttcatctataaataccctcaatttcaccccaaaaattcacatcaaactacacaattctcatcatcattctccaatatccattatcatctccattctctcatatccattttcatcttcattctctcataccctacaacatcactatgtccggccaagacgataacccttcgggctcccacggttggaaccccgaatggttcggttcacaaccgtttcctagtccggaaacggaatattcggcccctcctcaaacccaagattcggccgttccgggtggctaccgtccatacccaatcgacgaccaaggtgcctccgaagggcgctacgggtggacaccggagcctaggcctcgcaccccttcccaaatgccgactcctccatctcgcgccggtgtccgcacaccgtactcaccggcggagatggaaagattgttcaaggcgtacttggaaatctccgaagatgcggtggttggaacgaaccaatccggctatcacttttggtggcgcgtctctagccggtacaatgcaaaccggccgccgggaacgatcgagcgcaacgagagtatggtgcgcaactgcatcggccgagccaacgaagaaattggcaagttcaacggctatttcatccaggagtcccggaatgccgggagcggccgaagcgaggtcgacatcatcaccgccgcgctgagcacctaccaatccatgaacggtaagtcgttcaaatatcttaacgtttggcaggagacgcggacgcacccgaagtataagggaggcataacatcctcctctagcgcctcctccaaacgatcaaggtcggtagccttatccgactccggctcggaagaagtggctagctaactcgccggagctaacttgggtagccccgacgccggaccgagcggtttccaacgccgcccccaaggaaggaagaaggcggcggccaaccgtcgtcgcggctcgactcccgaagccgctcccgctccctatgtgccacctccacccccgaacaactcgctgtggatgctcttaagccaactcaatatggctgataggtcatctatgacccccacgcaacttgaaacacacgagaccatgataaaaggtctccaaaaacaattggggttgatcccgccggatgcgtagtcttattaggagtttaattatgtaatttttaatttttaggattttaattatgtaatttttaattttaaggagtttaattatgtaatttttaatttttaggattttaattatgtatttttttaattttatatgtaatttgtaatatttattgtggtttttaaatggattttaatattatggaaatgtttttgtttaattgaattttatattaattgtgctcgtccttgcggaagagcacagttgtgggtgttgtgctcttgccagagagcaggcatgaatagtaccgcccgggccaaCAACCGTACCGCTGGCAAAAGCacgattgtggatgctctaacaatcAGATGTCATCCAATAACACTAAAAACGAATAACATTTTGAACATaacttctttttaatattattttgtaggttATTTTCCTCTTGTTAAACATGGACTCTcctccctttttttcttttaccctttcttttttttgtgttaGTGCAAGAGAGGGGAGGAAAGAGATTCCAATTTCATATGGGGTAGCTGCGGTTAATCTATACTTTCTCCGTCCttaaagaatatacactttaagttcggcacgagttttaataaaaaattgataaagtaagagaattgtagagagaaaaagtaattaaagtattattagtgaagaatgagcctcacctcattaaagataaaatagtttccaaatttagaaaatgcatattatcatgggacgaactaaaaaacAAAGAGTGCATAATCTTGTGGGAGGGAGAGagtatattactactactagtatttaacaTTCTATCTTCATATTACTATgacttattttccttttttaccCATATACTATATATTTGCATCAATAGAATCAAAATCAATGACAAAAACATCATTAAAAATCAAAGTCATACAAGACAAAGCGCCTGCCTAATTCGAAGCTACTCTATTActcaaaaacacatattcaagAAAATATTTCTTAACACGACCCCAAAGAGGACCACGGTTCATTCAATCTAACCCACAGCAGACAATCACATGACCAATTAGTAATGAACCAATAACACTTGTATACCAACATGGATCCTCATTCCAGCCTCTTCATGGTTAAATGTCAGAAGCAAGGAAGTTTCCGGACAACGCAACCTACCAAAGAGGTCGATATCTCAGTAACTCGGTATCAATAAATGTGCCATACACAGATTTATGGCAAGTTTGTTTAGTGGAACATCACCAGAATGCCAAACACAAGAACCAGACTAATTTTTCACAAGACTGTGTCACCCAATTCAGACTAAGTACTCACTGCAGATCCTAGCCCATCAGACTGAGACCCCACAAAACCCCCCCAAAATATAAGATGAAGTTTTAAAAGGAACCGATCTATCATGCTCTACTATATCTCAAATTGTTTTCAAGCATACGTCCACAATTCCACATGCATAAATACCAAGTCCTCATAATTTTATTGCACATCACATACCTTCTCGCCAAGCTTAAATTTTGGAAGACCCTTGTAAGGGCATGTAGAACACCGAAAAGCATCACCAAGACCACACTGTACAAAAAGGAATGCCCGTCAAGTAAAATTACATGTTACTGAGCAGAGTTTAACAAACAAGATAAGACGAATGAAGTGACATTTAGCTATGATAAGACTCTCGGCAGGAATAGTAAAAATCGATGGATATTCGACATATTATACATGCTCCACATAAAAGCAATAATTAGGAATAGGCAAATCCTAGTTCAGTGTCTTGGAAAATAATTTACCTATCAAGTTTACGACACACACAGTATGATAAGTTAATCAAGTACTATAAAACCTTTCCAGAGGAAGCATGAAAGATCtgacttaataaaaaaaaaaattctggaCATAATGTTAAGAAAAATCCAAACTTCAAAGATTAATATTCGTAACACTAATAGCAGGAACTTTGATTGTTTCATTCTATCTACCTTCACTGGAACATGGCCTCAAATATATGCATGCCATGGTGTTTATTCAACTACGCTTCTACCCAAAGATATTAACTTCAAAATCATGGGGGCATCTAGCCCAGGCTATAAAGGGTTGCAATTTACTTTAATGCCCAAATCTCATGCGGTCAATCTTAATATCAACAAAAATCAGGAAGCAGCAAAACAATGGATTTGCAGTCACATGTAATTCAACATACATTTCCACAAGCAGATTGAGGATTGTTAATCTGGTCCATAGTAAGCCCAAGCTTCACTTTTTCCTCCTCTTCAGCTCTTCCACAACTGCAGTTTTTGCAAGCTTTCCTTGTGATTCCAACTTCACAATCACCTATTGAGAAGCACTACGCTGTCATCATTTGTCACATTCAACTATGCATAGAATAGAACAATAAACAAATGAATATGATGACTAACTCGAGGGCAATTGGGGTTTTTTCAAATCCTCTTCAGTAAGAAGACTATCCTCATCAATCAAATCCTCATCATCATTAATCTGAACTTTTGGTAGAACTTGGGAAGTCTTTTTTAGGGCAAATGAAGATCCAATCTTCCATGAAGGCTTCTTACACTTTACCTGTCCATGTAAAATACAGTAAATTAATTCTGAGGATCCACAAGTAGAAAGCAACATTTAaactcaaaaaaataaaattaaaacaaatggaACAAGCCATAAGGGAAAATCACAAAACAACATCAACCCAGATTCCAAAAAAGATATAAATATGAGAACATAAAGTCAAGTAAGGGTTTAGGGAGAAACACACCCCAAAAGACTCCCTATCTATGTCCAGGAATCCAGCAAGAAACAAATCGCGTTCCAGAGAAGAGTTTTTCTGCAAGATAATCCAAGTATAATTATCAAATATGCTTAACATAGAAAAACCTTTTGGTGACTACATCTCCACCACGAACAAAACGTATAAACTAACAAACTACCATTTGTTCCACGGCAGTTTGGGAATCCAAATAAAAAAGGACAGTTCCACCAGGTTTTAAAACTCTTGAGATATTCCCAAGCAACTGATCACTAGGAAACTCCAATGTTTTACAGAGAGATACAACATCATTTATCGATGACGACTCCAGTGATGTCAGACCTGCCAACAGATATAAaaagaacacaaaaataaataaagtgagCTGCCGTGAAAAAACATTGAAATGGAAACACATTCCAAAAAAACAACCAAAGCTTCTATATCCTTCAGAAATAGTAAGATTTTTATGCAGGTGATGAGAATTTATTCAAGTACTAATTAACTGGAGAACTCTTCTCCAGCATTTTAAATCCACATCACCAGCACTAGAGTCATCACTAGAGTAGGTAGACAGACTCAAAATCGATAATTAACACAATGTTATCAACCAGATAACTGTATTCTATCCTCCAACATTAGGAATAAATGACCTATACTACAAGTTGACAACATATACTGATATACATATGCAAAGAAAACCAACTTTATTAAGAATTTTTTGCAGTAGAGGATTCaatgataaattgataaaacaTTTCTTCAATACAATATACTACTGCTATATCTAAACTAAGAAAAATTTATAAGCGACAATAACTTACTCTCTGAGGTAGCTTGAGTGATGATCAAAGGATCCACCTTTAcaacttcttcttcctttcTCAGCTTCTTAATAGCATCGGAGATTGCGGAAATCGACACAGCGACTTGATCCGTGATCACCAACAATTTATCCTGCCCCATTTTCGTTCCCTACACCAAAATTACCCGAACGTAAACAGATCAAGTGCTAGAAAACAACGAAAATAGGTTTTGCGAATGATAGCCGCACAAAAGCATGAACGCATAGGCAAAATCAAACAGAAATTCAGCACATAAAAGGGGGGAAATCGCGAGGCAACTAGTCTAAACAATTAGTGGCAATTGAAACCAAAGCAGCAGAGGATTAATTGGAATCGCAAGCTCGCACCCGGAAATACGAGCTCCAGAAGCAATCGGCGGTAGCAGGGAAATGGATTATCGGTGAAATTTCACAAATGGTGATGAAAAAAGATGGTTTTTGCCGGCTGTGTTTAAATATTTTGGGAGCTTTCAGTTTTAGGGTCTCTCCGCCGACTTACTTTTCAAGATTAAATCGTGTTTGTAATTTCAAAGTCGTCGTTCCAGAATTTTATTCTGTAGttattagtactagtactatttaaaaACTACTCCAATACTTCACAAAATATTACCTCcgctattttaaaaatataaattctttgtatttttttaatcttatactacacattaatttcttttactttatcaatttttcacttcctctttcttactttactaatttttttcttattctcttttactttatcaattatacatAAAAACTCTGTCAttttaaaagtttctatttttataatagaaggtatgttttgtgtattaaatgataattttttttataaacagttaaaatgaagataaagtaacataaaaaataatactataaaaaagaaaataataataataataatgtataaaaattaataataatactccctccatccgtgaataagagtcccgttttttcattttaatccgtccgtaaataggagtcccggttcacttttatcacgaatggtaatagggtctcacattccactaactcattccactcacatttcatttaaaattaatatatataaggacccctattccactaactcttttcTACCTACTTTtctaacatttct
Encoded here:
- the LOC121756566 gene encoding anamorsin homolog, with protein sequence MGQDKLLVITDQVAVSISAISDAIKKLRKEEEVVKVDPLIITQATSESLTSLESSSINDVVSLCKTLEFPSDQLLGNISRVLKPGGTVLFYLDSQTAVEQMKNSSLERDLFLAGFLDIDRESFGVKCKKPSWKIGSSFALKKTSQVLPKVQINDDEDLIDEDSLLTEEDLKKPQLPSSDCEVGITRKACKNCSCGRAEEEEKVKLGLTMDQINNPQSACGNCGLGDAFRCSTCPYKGLPKFKLGEKVALSGNFLASDI